A window of Vigna unguiculata cultivar IT97K-499-35 chromosome 4, ASM411807v1, whole genome shotgun sequence contains these coding sequences:
- the LOC114181700 gene encoding receptor-like protein EIX2 — MLSSRLNQLCVATILCIFLCHGSLHAELCAEADKQALLKLKEGFVHGMELLSSWNGHDCCKWKGVSCNNLTGHVTSLDLNFSNITLVEDLNYLLDDMPEMEFFNRSTELGRKIDSSICELQHLTFLDLTHNSLQGEIPKCIGSLGQLTHLKLAWNGLSSVPYTMSNLSNLEYLDLGKNYFVARDLDWLSHLSSLKYLDLSKNNFGALIDWPSSISKIPFLSELYLNDCGLHQVNPKSISRINSSTFLQILSLSGNHFDSSIMSWVLNVSKVLTVLDLSHNELDNGIIKSFNTLCHLKKLYLGFNKLSDQLSGYLPEFCSAKDLEVLNLDHNPFSNGTLPDFSLFSSLERLSLQNTSIVGPLLFGHSPRLKALDLSLNNLNGSFPVFEVTKFATLHFLDLSHNKLSGRLPYTIGKLSNLWFLSISSNELNGDISEEHLLNLSSLKILDVSKNSLSFNLSPDWVPPFQLVALYASFSILGPQFPLWLKHQRKLQVLQISNTYITDSFPEWLGDISSSLLYINVSHNKLNGVLPKSLSCIKTGLMSTWDFSFNNLSGLLPPFPPKVYEFFLSNNMFTGFVYSFCETSSLPVTYLDLSSNALTGPLPNCWQKFQNLEVLNLANNSLSGSVPESFGNLRSILSMHLNNNNFSGDIPSLALCKGSLRFIDFGDNNLEGTLQTWLEFEHLIVLRLRGNKIQGSIPQSLCNMLSLKVLDLSSNNITGEIPQCIGHISAMLDMEIRWESTFYGTSAPLVFHDSGIGLFFDKISLTLKGRNIELERISQNLIVIDISNNNLTGEIPESITSLMGLIILNLSRNNLIGLIPDNIGHLKNLESIDLSQNHLQGTIPITFLYIDFLGDINLSFNNLSGMIPVGKQFDTFDNSSYVGNIGLCGMPLVNQCLDVIPPRIRRVHKKEDQLLSFEFYLGLGLGFFVGFWSVCGTSIIKPSWRRAYFRWFINVTDWIYVTVVVFTIKMKRRF, encoded by the coding sequence GATATGCCAGAGATGGAATTTTTCAATCGCTCTACAGAGTTGGGGCGTAAGATAGATTCTTCAATATGTGAACTGCAGCATCTCACTTTCTTAGATCTCACTCATAATTCCTTACAGGGGGAGATCCCAAAATGTATTGGTTCACTTGGTCAACTCACACATTTAAAACTTGCATGGAATGGCCTTAGTTCTGTTCCTTATACTATGTCAAATCTTTCCAATTTGGAATATCTTGACCTTggcaaaaattattttgttgcaaGAGATCTTGATTGGCTTTCTCACCTGTCTTCTTTAAAATACCTTGATCTTTCAAAAAACAATTTTGGCGCACTTATTGATTGGCCATCATCAATAAGTAAAATCCCTTTTCTATCTGAACTCTATTTAAATGATTGTGGACTCCATCAAGTCAATCCTAAATCAATCTCCCGCATCAATTCTTCCACTTTCCTCCAAATCCTCAGTCTATCGGGAAATCACTTTGACTCTTCAATTATGTCATGGGTGTTGAATGTTAGCAAAGTCCTCACAGTTCTTGATCTCTCACATAATGAACTTGATAATGGCATCATAAAGTCCTTTAACACTTTGTGTCATCTTAAGAAGTTGTACCTTGGGTTCAATAAATTGTCTGATCAACTCAGTGGTTACTTACCAGAATTTTGTTCTGCAAAGGATTTAGAGGTGTTGAATCTCGACCACAACCCCTTTAGTAATGGTACACTCCCTGATTTTTCACTGTTTTCATCCTTGGAAAGACTTTCACTTCAAAACACTAGTATTGTTGGGCCATTATTATTTGGTCACTCTCCTCGTCTTAAAGCTTTGGATCTTAGTTTAAACAATTTGAATGGATCATTTCCTGTATTCGAGGTCACTAAATTTGCTACGTTGCATTTTTTGGATCTTTCACACAACAAATTGAGTGGGCGACTTCCGTATACTATTGGGAAACTTTCTAATCTCTGGTTTTTGTCCATCTCCTCAAATGAGTTGAATGGTGACATTAGTGAAGAGCATCTATTAAACCTATCTAGCTTAAAGATACTTGATGTGAGTAAAAATTCTCTCTCATTTAACTTAAGTCCAGATTGGGTTCCACCTTTCCAATTGGTGGCATTATATGCATCATTCAGCATTTTGGGGCCTCAATTTCCATTGTGGCTTAAACATCAAAGGAAACTTCAGGTGCTGCAAATCTCTAATACCTACATTACGGATTCATTTCCTGAATGGCTTGGGGATATATCATCAAGTTTGTTATACATAAATGTTTCCCATAATAAACTTAATGGAGTCTTACCAAAATCACTATCATGTATTAAGACAGGGCTTATGAGTACATGGGATTTTAGTTTCAACAATTTGTCTGGCCTATTGCCTCCTTTTCCTCCAAAAGTATATGaattttttctctcaaataATATGTTTACAGGGTTTGTATATTCTTTTTGTGAAACATCCTCACTGCCTGTAACTTATCTTGACCTGTCTAGTAACGCACTCACAGGCCCCCTTCCAAATTGTTGgcagaaatttcaaaatttggaagttCTAAATTTGGCAAATAACAGTTTATCAGGGAGTGTGCCAGAGTCATTTGGTAATTTACGAAGTATTTTGTCAATGCATCTAAATAACAATAACTTCTCTGGTGATATACCATCTCTGGCTCTTTGTAAAGGAAGCTTAAGATTCATTGATTTTGGGGATAATAATCTTGAAGGAACATTACAAACATGGTTAGAGTTTGAGCATTTGATTGTACTGCGTCTACGAGGTAACAAGATCCAAGGAAGCATACCCCAAAGTCTATGTAATATGTTATCTCTTAAAGTATTGGATCTCTCATCAAACAACATTACAGGGGAAATACCACAATGCATTGGTCATATAAGCGCAATGTTAGATATGGAAATTCGATGGGAAAGCACTTTTTATGGAACATCTGCACCTTTAGTATTTCATGACAGTGGAATTGGgcttttttttgataaaatatcaTTGACATTGAAAGGAAGAAACATCGAATTGGAGagaatttctcaaaatttaatagtcattGATATTTCTAATAATAACCTAACAGGAGAGATACCGGAAAGTATAACATCTTTAATGGGTCTAATAATCTTAAATCTTTCAAGAAATAATCTTATAGGACTAATTCCCGACAACATTGGtcatttgaagaacttggaATCAATAGACTTGTCACAAAACCATCTTCAGGGTACAATTCCAATAACCTTTTTATATATAGACTTTCTCGGTGACATAAACTTGTCTTTCAACAACTTATCAGGAATGATTCCGGTAGGCAAGCAATTTGATACCTTTGATAACTCTTCTTATGTTGGGAACATTGGGCTTTGTGGCATGCCACTCGTAAACCAATGCCTAGATGTGATTCCACCGAGGATAAGAAGAGTTCACAAAAAGGAGGATCAACTCTTAAGTTTTGAGTTTTATCTCGGCCTGGGGTTGGGATTTTTTGTTGGATTTTGGAGTGTTTGTGGAACTTCAATAATAAAACCTTCATGGAGACGTGCTTATTTTCGGTGGTTCATCAATGTAACTGATTGGATATATGTTACAGTCGTTGTCTTTACtatcaaaatgaaaagaagatTCTGA